CATGGAGAGCCGCTCCATCATCATATCGGCATATCGTGCTTTGCCGACTATGCAACAGTCTCCCGCCGCTCGCTGGTGAAGATCGATCAGGACATCGCCCTTGACGTTGCGGGCCTGATGGGGTGCGCAGTGCTGACCGGCGCCGGAGCGGTGTTCAACTCCGGCGATATACGTCCCGGAGGCTCCGTCGCCGTGGTCGGACTGGGCGGCGTCGGGCTGGCAGCGGTGCTGGGTGCCGTTGCGGCCGGCGCCGAAACCATCATCGCCGTTGATCGTCTCGATTCCAAGCTTGCCGCGGCCCGGCAGATGGGCGCCACTCATACGTTCAATGCCGGCGATGCGGATCTGGTGGCAGGGCTGCGCGCGTTGACGAAGGGCGGCGTCGAGGTGGCGCTGGAATTTGCCGGTTCCGTCAAGGCGCTGGAACTTGCCTATGCCGTGACACGGCGCGGCGGCACGACGATCACCGCCGGTTTGCCGCATCCTGCTGCCATGATGCAGCTTCCCGCCGCCTCGCTTGTGGCGGAGGAGCGGATCCTGAAGGGAAGCTATCTCGGCTCCGGCGTGCCTGCTCGAGACATACCGCGCTTTCTCAATCTCTATCGGCGCGGCAAGCTGCCGATCGACAGGTTGCTCACGCATCGCTTCCGCCTTGACGAGATCAATGACGGCTTCGACAGGCTGGCGGACGGCTCGGCCCTGCGTCAGATCGTCGTCTTCGATTGACGGCCGGGCATTGCAACGGAAGGGCGTGAAAAAGCCAGCGACGATGGTCCGGGCGGTCAGGCTGACGGCTCGCCCTTGCTGCCCTCGGCCAAAGCTCTCAATGCCGCAAGCTCGCGGATGATGATCCGTTCCGGCTGATCGAAGGAAATCAGGCGGGATCGCTTGAAATTGCTCAGGCAGCGGCTGACGGTTTCCGGCGTCAGACCCAGCCAGTCCGCAAGCTCTGCCCGCGTCAGGTGCAGGATGATGGTGATGCGGCGGTTACTGGCCGTGCGCTTCGGGCGCGAAAAGTGGTCGGCGAGGTCGAGAAGGGCGCTGGCCACCCGCTCGGGTGCCGTCTTTCGCCCCAGGAGAAGGCTATGGGCTTGCGCCCGGAGGAGCATCTGGCGCGCGGCCGCATCGACTATCCGGGGCTGATCTGCGGCGGCGATCCGTTCGAGGTGGCAATAAGTGAGAGTGATGGCCTTGCCGTGGCCGGCGTCAAGCAAATCCCCGCTGATCACGCTACCCGGGCCAAGCACGTCGAGGATCTGCCGGCGTCCATCGGGCAGGTCCGTAAAAAGGGCCACGCATCCGCTCTCGATCCGAAACACCAGCGGCACCTTGCGGGAGCGCAGCGGGATGAGGGCGTGCGGCGGCAGGCTCGTGACAGCCATCGCCACAGGGTCGATTTCGGGCGGGCCGTGGCGGTGGATCTTCCCGAAGGCATCCGGCAATCTGTTCAACATGATGGAATCTTCCGGCTTTCGCCGGCCAGATCCTACGGATCGGATCTGCCGGCCGAGCTGACAAGGCTGTCATCTGCGACAGCGGTTCTCACATTTCGACGATCAGTCAGAGAACGGCCGGGAGAGGTGGCGCCCGCGGTGCGGCATTCGGCAAAAACAGGCGTGGAGGGATCACGGAATCGGTGAAAACCGGCAGGCGCGTGCCCGGCTTGCTCCTGTTGCCGCAAGCACTGTCCGGCGGCGCTGGCAACGCGATGTCCAGGGAAAGCCGGCAGGCCTCGCAGCCGATGCCGAGGCTGCGGCTTTGGTGCCTGGCCTTGTCCTTCTTCACAAGGCAAAGATCAGGAACTGTGCCATCGGGAAGGGTATAGGCGTTTGCCTCGGCAGCGATTGGCGAGATTTCGACGACGGTGCCAGACCCAAGGACTGCCGCAGCCGGCCCCAAAGCGGCAGAAGCGCCAGGAGGAGCGTGGGAGAGGGAGACCAGCAGCAACGCAACGACGCATAGAAGGCGGGTCAGCGCGTCTCTTATCCTGCTCCAAGCTGTCATCATCGTCCTGTCGCTGTCGAAGGCCGGCGGCTTGATCGTGACATCAAACCTCAAAATGATCGCAGTTCGGCAGGCATACCGGACCACCACAAGCGCTAGCCGCATCAAGGTCGCAAATGGCGTCAGGCCGATACCGCCCTTAGCGCAGCTAACCTCGATCTTATAGCGCCCTTCCTGGCTTCGAACAAAGGTTTCGGGCTGCGACACTTGCGCCCGCCACAAGGCATGAAGGCGCGAAAAAGGGGGGAGCAAGAGAGCAAAGAGCAAGGAGGATCGCTCAAGCCGGAGCGACGAGGGCACCGGGCGCTGGACGAAGGTTTCGGGCTTTGCCGTCCGGGCAATGAGAGGCTAGATCCGGCGACCCGCTGGGACGTCTGCCGGCCTCAGGCCGGCAAACCCCATCATGCGACGCTTTGGTGATCTGGCTGTGCGAGGCCGGCAAGCGCGCTGCTGGAAAGCGCGCTGCCGGAATCGGAGAAGAGGCGGGCGAGATCGACGATGACGACGAAGCCGCCATCGCGGCGCACGACGCCGGCAATATAATCGGAACGCCAGGCAATGCCGATATCCGGAGGGCTCTCGATCCGGCTCTTCTGGAAGGGCACGACCTCGTAGACCCGGTCGGCGACAAGGCCGAGGGTGAGGATGCGGCCGGCAATCGGCACATCGATCACCAGGATGCGGGTATGCGGTGTCTTGTCCGTGCGCGACATGCCGAGCCGCAGGCGCAGGTCGATGACCGGGACGCCCTGGCCGCGCACATCGCGCAGCCCGAGAAGATACTCCGGCCCATGCGGGATCCTGAAGGCCTCCTCATGGTCGAGGATCTCGCGCACCACATCCACCGGCACGGCAAAGATTTCCGCGCCGAGGCTGAAGGTCACGAACTGGGCTTCCGTGGTGGCGAGCATGGTCATGCGCTTTCCCGGAAATCGGCATCGTGTTCGTCGGGGCCGCCGACCGTCATGTCGAGCGCGAAACCCTTGGCCCGCGCCTGCTGGGCAGCCACGCTGTTATCGGCGCGCTTAACCGCAAGCGGACGATGAACCGCCCGGCTGGCCGCCGGTGCAACGCGGCTCGCGCCAGCCTTCGCGGACAGGTGCCGGTTCGACTGTTCGATCCGGAAGAAGGCGATGGAGGCCTGCAGTTCCTCGGCCTGTGCGGCCAGTTCTTCCGATGTCGCGGACATCTGTTCGGAGGCGCTGGCATTTTGCTGCGTCACCTGGTCGAGCTGCTGGATCGCCTGGTTGATCTGGGCAGCGCCGATATCCTGTTCGCGGCAGGCGGCCGAGATTTCCGAAACCAGTTCCGCGGTCTTCTGGATGTCGGGCACCAGACGGTTCAGCATTTCGCCGGCCTCCGTTGCCGCAACCACCGTGTCGCCGGACAGGGCGGAGATTTCCGCGGCCGCGGCCTGGCTGCGCTCGGCAAGCTTGCGCACTTCCGAGGCCACCACGGCAAAGCCCTTGCCATGTTCGCCGGCGCGCGCCGCTTCGACAGCCGCATTCAGCGCCAGAAGATCGGTCTGGCGGGCGATTTCCTGCACGATGGAGATCTTCTCGGCGATCGTGCGCATGGCGCCGACGGCCTTGCCGACGGCCTGGCCGGAGGCTTCGGCATCGCGCGACGACTGGCGGGCGATCTTTTCCGTCTGGCTGGCATTTTCGGCGTTCTGCTTGATATTGGCCGCCATTTCTTCCATCGAGGAGGAGGCCTGTTCGGCCGCCGAGGCCTGTTCGGTCGCGCCCTGGCTCAGCTGTTCCGAGCTTGCCGACAATTCCTGGCTGCCGGAGGAGACATTGTCGGAGGCCGACAGCGCGTCGCCCACCACCGCCCGCAGGCGCTCCACCATGCTCCTCAGGGACATGCCGAGCGTATCCTTGTCAGAGAGCGGCTTGACATTGACGGTCAGGTCGCCATTGGCAATCTGATCCGCAACGCGAGCCGTTTCCCGCAGATTGCCGGTCATGATGCGGACACTCTCGACGACGTCGCGAATTTCGTCATTGGTCTTGATGTCGATCTCCTGGTCGAGGTCGCCGATCGCCACCGCATCGGCAACGCTCTTCACCTTCTTCAGGCCGCTATTGATGCCCAGCGCAATCCAGGTGGCGACGCCGACCGACAGGACGAACATCGTTGCCAGTGCGGCGATCAGCAGGTTGCGGGAATCGTTGTACTGTTCATTGGTCGCTTCATCCGTCGTCTTCAGATCGGCGGCAATGGCTTCCCGAACGGCCGCCAGGCTGATGAGCATCTCATTGAAGGCCTTGCGCCCTTCGCCCATCGACAGGTCTCCGGCCGCAGCATTGCTCTGCGCGGTGTTCTCGATCGCCAGTTTGAGGACGCGTTCATCGATCTGCCGCCATGTCGCAAGCTGGTGGGTCAATTCCGTCGCCTTTTCGGCGATAAGCGGGTTCTTGCTGCGAACCAGCACTTCGAGCGCCTGATCGGCCTGCTGCAGATTGTTGCTCACCGAGGAGACGAAGCCGTTGATCAGGTCGGGATTCGTATTGATGATGGCGTTCTTTTCATCCCGGATTGCGTTGAGGATGCCCACCGACATATCCGAGGAGATCCGCAAATTGGCGGAGGGGCCGTCGACGATATCGGTGACGGCCGTGTTCAGGGCTGCCAGGTTGGAGATCGCGATGATGACGGTCGCGCTCGACAGCAGGATCAGAAAGCCGAAGGCCAGGGCCAGCTTGAGTTTAATGGTAAAGCGCATGAGAAGCTCTTTCAGCAAAATGGTGTTGATGGGTGACGCGGGCTTTGATCATCGCCCTTTGACCATGCCCGCGGGCTGGTCGGATCCCCCTCATGAGGCCCTGTAATCCTGGTGTCGGAGATGACGGCCGAATGGCCGCCAACCTAGATCTGCGGTGCTGGAATGTCCGTCCTCGTCCTTTGCGCGGAGAAGATGGTCTTGAGGTTTGGAATGATGATGAACTCGCCCTGACGTCTGACGAGGCAGTCGATGAAGTCTGGCCTCCAGCGCATTCCGACGCTGGGCGGCGGTTCGCCATTGGCCTGTTCGAGTGTGGTGACCTCGTGGACCTTGTCGGTCCGGATTCCGGTCAAGGTCGGCTCGCCGTCGAGATCGAGTTCGATGACGATGATGCGGCTGTCGATGGTGGTGGTGGTTGCCTCCATGCCGAAGGCGAGCCGGATATCGGCCAGCGGGATGACCTTGCCGCGGAAGTTGATGACGCTTGCGACGAAGGGCTTGGCGCCGGGCACCGGGTTTCGGGCAGAAGGTCGAGGATTTCCTGGACTTTCACCGCCTCGAGCGCGAACATTTCGCCGGCGATCTCGAAGGCGAGGACCTCGATCTCCTGGCGGCCTTCCCAAAGATGGTCTGGTAGCTTGCGCAATGCTTCGCTCATCCTGCCGCGCGCAAATGCGCCTCCTGTTGCTGACCGGCCGCCACGAGATGGGCGACATCGAGAATGAGGGCGACGCCGCCATCGCCGAGAATGGTCGCACCGGAGAAGGTGACGACGTCGTGATGCAGCTTGGACATGGCCTTGATCACGGTCTGGTGGTCGCCGATGATCTGGTCGACGACGAGGCCGACGCGCTCGGCGCCGGTGGAGATGACGACGACCTTCTGGAAGGGATCGGGCTTTGTGCCGGTCTGGAAGAGATCGCGCAGGCGGATGAAGGGGACCAGGCTGTCGCGCAGCGAGATGAAGCTTCGCCCGCGCGAGCGCATGTCGTCTTCGACGGAGAGTTCGAGACATTCCTCGACGGCGGACAGCGGGATGACGTAGCGGCCCGTGCCGACGCGCACGAGCAGGCCGTCGATGATGGCCAGCGTCAGCGGGATGGCGAGCGCGATCTCGGAGCCCTGGCCGGGCCTGGAGACGACATTGATGGTGCCGCGCAGCGCATCCACGGTGCGCTTGACGACATCCATGCCGACGCCGCGGCCGGACAGGTTGGTGACCTGCTGGGCGGTGGAGAAGCCCGGCTGGAAGATCAGCTGCAGCAGGTCCTGGTCGGAAAGCGTGGCATTGGCGGCGATGATGCCGGAGCTTTCGGCCTTGGCGCGCACCCTCTCGCGGTCGATGCCGCGGCCGTCATCCTTGATGGTGATGATGACCTCGCCGGCCTGCTGGCGAGCGGCCAGCAGGATGCGGCCGGTGGGCGATTTGCCGCTTGCGCGCCGTTCCTCGGCGCTTTCCAGCCCGTGATCGCAGGAATTGCGCACCAGATGCACGAGCGGATCGGCCAGCCGCTCGATGACGCTCTTGTCGACCTCTGTGGTTTCGCCTTCGGTGACGAGCTCGATCACCTTGCCGGTCTCGATGGCCAGATCATGGACGAGGCGGCGGAAGCGGCCGAAGAGCTGGGCCACCGGCACCATGCGCAGCACCATCATCGTGTCGCGCAGCTCGCCCGACAGGCGCTCGACATCCTCGGAGACGGCGCGCAGCATCAGGTCGCCGCTAGAGCCGGCGAGCTGGCTGAGGCGCGACTGGGCAATCACCAGCTCGCCGACCCGGTCCATCAGCTCGTCCAGCCGTTCGGCCGGCACGCGGACATTCTCGGCAGCCTTCTGCTGCTTGGCATCGGCAGGCGCCGCGGCGCGCCCTGAAGGAGAGGCGGGGGAGGTCGCCAAAGATGCTGAAGATGCAGGCGCCGGAGAGGCGGCAACGGACGGGGCCGAAAAAGCGGTGATGGAGGCCGAAGGCGCATCCGGCGCGGCCGCTGCAGCGGGGCCATCGGCGGCAGGCTCGGGTACGGCAGGCTCGGATACGGCAGGCTGGGATGCGGCAATCGTCGGCGCTGTATCGCTGTCCGGCGCAGGGGCCAGGCTCACCGAAAGCTCCATATCGTCCATGACGAAGATGAACACGTCGTCGATGGCCGAGCGCGGCTTGTCGGTGACAAGCTCCAGCGTCCAGCCGATGTAAAGATCGGTGGCGACCAGCGTATCGATGGCGGGAACAGGGCTGATATCGGCCAGGACGGTGCAGGCGCCGAGCTCCCTCAGCTCGTCGAGCAGGCCGAGCGGATTGGTGCCATTGGCCATGGCATTCTGTGGCAGGCGAAAGCGGATGCGATAGGTCACGGCCTGCCCGGCGGGTCCGGAGGAAGAGCCTGAGGAAGAGCCAGAGGTTGGGCCAGAGACAGAGGTTGAGCCGGGGGTTGAAACGGAATGTGCGACAGAGGTCGGCAGCCGGGCCGGCGCAGCGCCATCTGCGGCACAAGGTCCGCCGGGCTCATCGGCTCCATCCATGCCCCCATCCTTGCCCCCTTCCTTTCCGGCACCTCCCGCGGCGGCGGCAACCGCGCAGCGCAGGCGCGCCAGCAGGGTCTCGCTCATCTCGTCATGCTGGCCGCCCGGCACCTCGATGAGTGCCCGCATATGGTCGGTGGCGCCGAGCACGGCGGTGACGAGATCGTGCGTTGCCGGCACCAGGCCCTTGCGCACCTGGTCGAAGGCGGTCTCGCAATGATGGGTGAAGGCGGCAAGCGCCTCGAAGCCGAACATGGCGCCGGAGCCTTTGAGCGTATGCAGCCCGCGAAAGACCGCATCCACCTGCTCCTTGTCGGCAAGGTCGTGGTTGAGGTCGAGAAGACCCTGTTCCACCTGCTCGAGAAGCTCGGCAGCCTCGGTGCGGAAGACGGCGATCGGATCGGGGAAACTCATCGGCCGAGCACTTTCTTGGCGATCTTGACGAGGCTTTCCGGATCGAACGGCTTGGTGAGCCAGCCGGTCGCGCCGGCGGCTTTCGCCTGCGCCTTCAGTTCATTGTCGGATTCGGTGGTGAGAAAGATCACCGGCACGCCCATCAAGGCCGGGATCTTGCGCAGCTCGCGGATCATCGTCAGCCCGTCCATATTGGGCATGTTCAGATCGGTCACGACGAGGTCGAACTGGCCGGCGGACAGTTTGGCAAGCCCGTCCCGGCCATCCACCGCCTCGGTGACGCTGTAGCCGGCATTGGAAAGGGCCACGCGCGTGGTCAGCCGGATGCTGGCGGAATCGTCGACGGTGAGGATGCGGGCGGTCATGCGGTTACTCCTTCATGAAGCCAGAAGTGCCGGTCCTGAGCCGTCATGGCCGAGAGAAAGCCGGCCCGATCCAGAAGATCGAGAAGGCTGCCATCGGCGGCACGCGACAGGCGGACAACACGGCCGGCCGTGCCCGCATAAATGCGGGCCGATTCCAAAAGCTGCAGAAAACTCAGATCGAATTGCGCATCACCGGCAAGGTCGAGCTCAACCAAACCGTGCTGCGACAGAGCAGACAGAAGCCTCTCCTGATGCGCCGAAATCGACCGGAGCGTGAGATTGCCGTCAAGTTGAAGTGTGAGGGAGGAGACCACAAAGTCATTCCGGTGAAGCGTTGCGAATATGTGGTCATGATTGACTGAAACTGCTATCGAATAGTTAATTTCGGATGATGACAAATAGTATGTTCTAAATTGATAAGAAGGGCATAATCAAGAATTAACGACTCAGTTATTCTTGGCCAAGCCAGTCGAAAGCAATGCGGGAAAACAGCTGCAAGACATTCTGAAGTAATGGCGCAGCACGCATCCGATGGTTGAAGCGGCGGCAGCGCTGCGTCTGGAGAGGGGTAGGTCCCGCTCCACCGCCGATAGGATCCCACCAGCCCCTGCCGAACTCCGACCTTTCCCCGATCCATCGAACGGACGGGCCGGTGTGGCAGGTCAAACTGTCGGTTCCGACTTCCGAATCTGGTCGATCAGACCATATCGATCGACACATTCCTATGGTTTTATGCCGGAAAACGGAGAGAGACATATGCTTTGCAAATTGATCGGGGTACCGCTTCAGGATGGCGCTTCGCAACTGGGATGCGAAATGGGACCAAGTGCTTTGCGTACGGCCGGCCTCGTTTCGGCGCTCAGTGAACTGGGCCATGAGGTTTCGGATCTCGGCAATCTGTCCCCGGCGTCCGCAAATGTCCCGGCGCATCCCAATTCGGCTCTGCGCAATCTGGACCGAATCAGCGGCTGGATCGCTGCCATTGCCGATGCGGCCTACCAGGCGAGCTTTGACGGGATGCCGATCTTTCTCGGCGGCGACCATGCTTTGTCCGCCGGCAGCGTCGCCGGTCTGGCACGGCGCGCGGCAGAAGAAGGCCGGCCGCTCTTCGTCCTCTGGCTGGATGCGCATACCGACTTTCACAGCCTCGACACCACTACGAGCGGCAATCTGCATGGCGTCCCGGTCGCCTATTTCACCGGGATGCCGGGCTTTGCCCCTTTCTTCCCTGAGCTTTCGCACCGCGTCGATCCGGCCCATGTCTGCATGGTCGGGATTCGCAGCGTCGATCCGGCGGAGCGGGCGGCGGTGAGCCAGACCGATATCACGGTGCATGACATGCGGGCCATTGACGAGCATGGCATAGGGCTTCTTCTGACGGAATTCCTGGAGCGGGTATCGGCCGCGGGCGGACTGCTGCATGTCAGCCTCGATGTCGATTTTCTCGATCCGGCCGTCGGTCCCGCCGTCGGAACCACCGTGCCGGGCGGCGCGACCTTCCGCGAGGCGCATCTGGTCATGGAGATGCTGCATGACAGCGGTCTCGTCACCAGCCTGGATCTCGTCGAGCTCAATCCCTTTCTGGACGAACGCGGCCGCACGGCAACGCTTCTGGTGGACCTGACCGCCAGCCTGATGGGGCGCAAAGTCATGGACCGTCCGACCCGGCGCTATTGAGCGGAGCAGCCGGTCCTATAGAGCCCGGTTGATCGATGATTGGCCCGAGACATCGAGCTTGGCCTCAGTATGACGAGGCCTTGCCGCCGTGATAGGCTTCGCCGCGGGCGCGCAGCGCCTGGATCTCGCGAAAGCCGGCGAGTTCGGCAAGCCCGGCCTGACGCAGCAGCGCCACGTCATAGGGGCCGGGAATGAAGCGATAGCCGCGCTCGAGAAGATCATGCACATTGGCACCGGCATTGGGCACAGTGCCGAGCACCTTGCCCGCCGCCAGTATGGCGCTCTCTGCCGCTTTTGCCAGCGCCTGCACCTCAGCATGCCCGGTCTGGCCCAGCAATCCCATCGAGGCGGCCAGATCATTGATTCCGATGAAAATGATATCGGCCCCCTCGATCGCCGCAATCTCGGCGGCATTCTCGATCGCCTGGACCGATTCCAGCTGGATGGCGATCAGCATTTCCGCATTCGCGCGGAAAGCGTAATCGGGCTCCGCGCCATAGCCGGACGCGCGCACGACCGAGGCTGCATAGCCGCGAATGCCTTGCGGCGGGTAGAGACAGGCCTTGACCGCGGCCTGCGCCAGCGCCGGAGTGTCCACCGAGGGGATCATCACCGACTGGACGCCGGCATCGGCGATCCGCTTCAGAAGCACGTGATCGTTCCAGCCGACGCGCAGCATGGCCGGGCTCGGCGTTGCCTCGATCGCCCGGAGCGCGTCCACGGCATCCTTCACCTCGCCGACCCCGTGTTCGTGATCGACCAGAAGAAAATCGAAGCCGACATGGCCGAGGATTTCGCCATTGGTCGGCGAACCGCCCGCGACCCAGCAGCCAAAAAGCGTTTCGCCGGCAGCAAGCCGCGCCTTGATCGAATTGGTCTTGAACATCAGCAACTCCAAAAAAGGGCAGGCGGGCAATGTCGTCCGTTCGGGACCCTCGGCTATTTGCCAAAGGCCAAGGTGCATTTCACAGCCGAATCCCAGCCTTTCAACAGAGCGCTGCGTTCGCCCGAATTCATTGTCGGAGAAAACTCCCGCTCGCGGTGCCAATCCGCCGCGAACCCGGCGCGATCCGGCCAGATTCCGGCCCCGTGGCCAGCGAGCCAGGCCGCTCCCAGCGCCGTCACTTCGGCCGAGGCTGACCGGTCGACGGCAATGCCGAGAATATCGGCAAGCCTTTGCATCGTCCAGTCATTGGCCGACATGCCGCCATCGACTCGCAGCAAGGTATCGGCCGGTCCCGGCCAGTCCTTGCGCATGGCGCCGAGCAGATCATGGGTCTGGAAGCAGACCGATTCCAGCGCCGCCCGGGCAAATTCCGCCGGGCCGGTATTGCGGGTCATGCCGAACATGGCGCCACGCGCCTCCGCATCCCACCAGGGCGCGCCGAGCCCGGTGAAGGCCGGCACAAGATAGACACGCTGGCCGGGATCGGCCTTGGCCGCCAGCTCGGCGGTCTCGGATGCCTTGCCGATCATCTTCAGCCCGTCGCGCAGCCATTGGACCGCCGCACCGGCAATGAAGATCGAGCCTTCCAGGGCATAATGCGTGTCATTGCCCAACCGGTAAGCAATCGTCGTCAGCAGGCGGTTTTTCGAGGCGACGCGGTCGGCGCCGGTATTGAGGAGCGCAAAACAGCCCGTCCCATACGTCGATTTCATCATGCCCGGCGTGAAACAGGCCTGCCCGATGACTGCCGCCTGCTGATCCCCCGCCACGCCGCGAATGGCGATGCTTGCGCCAAAGATCTCGGGATCCGTTTCGCCGAACGCGTCAATATTGCTGAGGATCTCCGGCATCATGCTGCGCGGGATGTCGAACAGCGAGAGAAGCTCGTCATCCCAGGCCACCGTGCCGATATTGCACAGCATGGTGCGCGAGGCGTTCGTGACGTCGATGACGTGCCGCTTGCCGCCGGTCAGCTTGTAGATGAGCCAGCTGTCCACAGTGCCGAAAGCGAGATGACCGGCTTGTGCTGCCTCGCGCGCACCCTCGACATTGTCCAGGAGCCAGGCGATCTTGGTTGCGGAGAAATAAGGGTCGATCAGCAGACCGGTGCGCTCGGCCACGATGTCGGAATGACCCTCGGCGCGCAGCCTTGCACAATGATCCGAGGTGCGGCGATCCTGCCAGACAATCGCCCGATGAATGGCTTTTCCGCTGCGGCGGTCCCAGACCAGTGCCGTCTCGCGCTGGTTGGTGATGCCGAGCGCGGCGATCTGCTGTGCCGTGACACCCGCCGCTGCGATTGCCTTGCGGGCAGTCTCGACGGTCGAGGTCCAGAGATCGTCCGCCTCGTGTTCGACCCAGCCTGACTGCGGGAAATGCTGGGTGAACTCCATCTGGCCGACGCCGCGGCTCTGATAGGCGCGATCGAAGATGATCGAGCGGGTGGATGTGGTGCCCTGGTCGATGGCGAGAATGAAGTCCTTCATGCGACAAGATCCGTTTTCATCATGACATCAGCGTGTGCGGCAGCGCCATGCTGCCGAAAATCAGGGAAGGAAGGATAAGGTGCGCTGCAGCCGGCGCAAATTTCCGCCACTGCTCCCCGGCTCCCCCCGTCGAGACTGTTTTGGTAGCATAGATGCGGGCTTGCAAAAGCCTTTTTTGACGGTGAAGCCATGCCTTCAGTGTCCTTTCTTGCGCGAGGCCGGTTTCAGGATCCCATCTCCAGCGCAGACTTCAGCACGGATAGAGCGGCGGGAAGCAGAAGCGAGAGGCCCGACAGGAACAGGAGGAGAAAGGCCGCTCGCCGCATTGCCACTGGTGACAGGGGAGGCGGAAAGCGGCGCGCCAGTGTCGTGGCGGCGATGACGACCGGAATGGCGGTCAGCGCCCACCAGAACGAGGCGGAGGGAAGTTCGCCGCTTCCGGCGACGATGGCGAGGCGAATGACGGAATTGATGGCGAAAATTGCCACAAGCGTCTCGCGCACCGCGCTCGGCTTCAGCGGCTGGCGATAGAAATGATAGATCAAAGGCGGGCCGGATGTGGAGAACAGTCCGCCCATCAGGCCCGCTACGGCGCCGAAGCCGGCAAAGGATGAAGCACCCGAGGTCTTGGGAAGGACCTGCGGCTTCAGCGAGAGCTGGATGCTCGACGTGATGATCAGCGCGCCCAGCACAATCTTCAGCCAGTCCAGCGAGGCTGACACCATCAAGCCGAGCAGCCAGTAGCCGATGCCGAGGCAGAGCAAGCTCGCCGCCAGCGCCGGCCAGAACTGTCTGAATGCAATATCGCGCCAGCCTTTTGCGAGAACCTGGGCCGCATTGACGATCA
The sequence above is a segment of the Rhizobium sp. SSA_523 genome. Coding sequences within it:
- a CDS encoding response regulator, coding for MTARILTVDDSASIRLTTRVALSNAGYSVTEAVDGRDGLAKLSAGQFDLVVTDLNMPNMDGLTMIRELRKIPALMGVPVIFLTTESDNELKAQAKAAGATGWLTKPFDPESLVKIAKKVLGR
- a CDS encoding chemotaxis protein CheW, translating into MLATTEAQFVTFSLGAEIFAVPVDVVREILDHEEAFRIPHGPEYLLGLRDVRGQGVPVIDLRLRLGMSRTDKTPHTRILVIDVPIAGRILTLGLVADRVYEVVPFQKSRIESPPDIGIAWRSDYIAGVVRRDGGFVVIVDLARLFSDSGSALSSSALAGLAQPDHQSVA
- a CDS encoding Crp/Fnr family transcriptional regulator, encoding MPDAFGKIHRHGPPEIDPVAMAVTSLPPHALIPLRSRKVPLVFRIESGCVALFTDLPDGRRQILDVLGPGSVISGDLLDAGHGKAITLTYCHLERIAAADQPRIVDAAARQMLLRAQAHSLLLGRKTAPERVASALLDLADHFSRPKRTASNRRITIILHLTRAELADWLGLTPETVSRCLSNFKRSRLISFDQPERIIIRELAALRALAEGSKGEPSA
- a CDS encoding methyl-accepting chemotaxis protein, with product MRFTIKLKLALAFGFLILLSSATVIIAISNLAALNTAVTDIVDGPSANLRISSDMSVGILNAIRDEKNAIINTNPDLINGFVSSVSNNLQQADQALEVLVRSKNPLIAEKATELTHQLATWRQIDERVLKLAIENTAQSNAAAGDLSMGEGRKAFNEMLISLAAVREAIAADLKTTDEATNEQYNDSRNLLIAALATMFVLSVGVATWIALGINSGLKKVKSVADAVAIGDLDQEIDIKTNDEIRDVVESVRIMTGNLRETARVADQIANGDLTVNVKPLSDKDTLGMSLRSMVERLRAVVGDALSASDNVSSGSQELSASSEQLSQGATEQASAAEQASSSMEEMAANIKQNAENASQTEKIARQSSRDAEASGQAVGKAVGAMRTIAEKISIVQEIARQTDLLALNAAVEAARAGEHGKGFAVVASEVRKLAERSQAAAAEISALSGDTVVAATEAGEMLNRLVPDIQKTAELVSEISAACREQDIGAAQINQAIQQLDQVTQQNASASEQMSATSEELAAQAEELQASIAFFRIEQSNRHLSAKAGASRVAPAASRAVHRPLAVKRADNSVAAQQARAKGFALDMTVGGPDEHDADFRESA
- a CDS encoding chemotaxis protein CheA codes for the protein MSFPDPIAVFRTEAAELLEQVEQGLLDLNHDLADKEQVDAVFRGLHTLKGSGAMFGFEALAAFTHHCETAFDQVRKGLVPATHDLVTAVLGATDHMRALIEVPGGQHDEMSETLLARLRCAVAAAAGGAGKEGGKDGGMDGADEPGGPCAADGAAPARLPTSVAHSVSTPGSTSVSGPTSGSSSGSSSGPAGQAVTYRIRFRLPQNAMANGTNPLGLLDELRELGACTVLADISPVPAIDTLVATDLYIGWTLELVTDKPRSAIDDVFIFVMDDMELSVSLAPAPDSDTAPTIAASQPAVSEPAVPEPAADGPAAAAAPDAPSASITAFSAPSVAASPAPASSASLATSPASPSGRAAAPADAKQQKAAENVRVPAERLDELMDRVGELVIAQSRLSQLAGSSGDLMLRAVSEDVERLSGELRDTMMVLRMVPVAQLFGRFRRLVHDLAIETGKVIELVTEGETTEVDKSVIERLADPLVHLVRNSCDHGLESAEERRASGKSPTGRILLAARQQAGEVIITIKDDGRGIDRERVRAKAESSGIIAANATLSDQDLLQLIFQPGFSTAQQVTNLSGRGVGMDVVKRTVDALRGTINVVSRPGQGSEIALAIPLTLAIIDGLLVRVGTGRYVIPLSAVEECLELSVEDDMRSRGRSFISLRDSLVPFIRLRDLFQTGTKPDPFQKVVVISTGAERVGLVVDQIIGDHQTVIKAMSKLHHDVVTFSGATILGDGGVALILDVAHLVAAGQQQEAHLRAAG
- a CDS encoding zinc-dependent alcohol dehydrogenase family protein, producing the protein MKIRAAVLDRTGVEPPYASARPLRIQEVDLEGPGRGEVLVRIAAAGLCHSDLSVIDGNRPRPLPMVLGHEASGVVEEVGADIHDLQAGDHVVFVFVPSCGHCLPCAEGRPALCEPGAAANGRGELLGGAMRLKRHGEPLHHHIGISCFADYATVSRRSLVKIDQDIALDVAGLMGCAVLTGAGAVFNSGDIRPGGSVAVVGLGGVGLAAVLGAVAAGAETIIAVDRLDSKLAAARQMGATHTFNAGDADLVAGLRALTKGGVEVALEFAGSVKALELAYAVTRRGGTTITAGLPHPAAMMQLPAASLVAEERILKGSYLGSGVPARDIPRFLNLYRRGKLPIDRLLTHRFRLDEINDGFDRLADGSALRQIVVFD
- a CDS encoding STAS domain-containing protein → MVSSLTLQLDGNLTLRSISAHQERLLSALSQHGLVELDLAGDAQFDLSFLQLLESARIYAGTAGRVVRLSRAADGSLLDLLDRAGFLSAMTAQDRHFWLHEGVTA
- the rocF gene encoding arginase; this encodes MLCKLIGVPLQDGASQLGCEMGPSALRTAGLVSALSELGHEVSDLGNLSPASANVPAHPNSALRNLDRISGWIAAIADAAYQASFDGMPIFLGGDHALSAGSVAGLARRAAEEGRPLFVLWLDAHTDFHSLDTTTSGNLHGVPVAYFTGMPGFAPFFPELSHRVDPAHVCMVGIRSVDPAERAAVSQTDITVHDMRAIDEHGIGLLLTEFLERVSAAGGLLHVSLDVDFLDPAVGPAVGTTVPGGATFREAHLVMEMLHDSGLVTSLDLVELNPFLDERGRTATLLVDLTASLMGRKVMDRPTRRY